A single region of the Devosia sp. FJ2-5-3 genome encodes:
- a CDS encoding cytochrome c family protein, producing the protein MLRTSIAITALIASVGGTAAQGDAVMGETVFNERCAGCHSLSGESDTAPALDNLIGRPAASLEGVQYSDGMIEAGQAGVVWDVETLTKFITKPRTVVNGTRMAFTGLSKPEDVANVIAYLATFSSPPAR; encoded by the coding sequence ATGCTTCGGACATCCATCGCCATTACCGCCCTGATCGCCAGCGTCGGGGGCACGGCGGCGCAGGGCGACGCGGTGATGGGCGAGACGGTTTTCAACGAAAGATGCGCAGGTTGCCATTCGCTCAGTGGTGAAAGCGACACTGCTCCTGCGCTCGACAACTTGATCGGCCGGCCCGCGGCGTCGCTCGAAGGCGTTCAATATTCGGACGGCATGATCGAAGCCGGTCAGGCTGGAGTCGTCTGGGACGTCGAAACGCTCACCAAATTCATCACCAAGCCGCGTACCGTGGTCAACGGGACCAGAATGGCCTTCACGGGGCTGTCCAAGCCCGAAGATGTGGCAAACGTCATCGCCTATCTCGCCACCTTTTCTTCGCCGCCCGCGCGCTAG